A DNA window from Abyssisolibacter fermentans contains the following coding sequences:
- a CDS encoding energy-coupling factor transporter transmembrane component T family protein, producing the protein MLKDITIGQYFPGETVIHKLDPRIKIIITFIFLIAIFLVNKFLPYVFVVAFLGSAIALSKVPVKFIFKGLKPLFVIIIITFLINVFMTRGQVIYSLGPLDITIEGLRQATFMALRLIFLVIGTSLLTLTTSPISLTDGIEKLLNPFKRIGVPAHELAMMMTIALRFIPTLLEETDKIMKAQMARGADFESGNLLARAKSLVPLLVPLFISAFRRADELAMAMEARCYRGGENRTRMKQLSIHRRDYGAMVLTSLLVAVIVVSRYVY; encoded by the coding sequence ATGCTTAAAGATATAACAATTGGTCAATATTTTCCTGGTGAGACCGTAATCCATAAACTTGATCCAAGAATTAAGATAATAATAACATTTATATTTTTAATAGCTATATTCCTTGTTAATAAATTTCTGCCATATGTTTTTGTTGTTGCCTTTTTAGGTAGTGCAATAGCTTTATCAAAAGTACCAGTTAAATTTATATTTAAAGGGTTAAAGCCATTGTTTGTAATAATTATTATTACATTTTTGATTAATGTATTTATGACTAGAGGGCAAGTTATATATAGCTTAGGACCATTAGATATAACTATAGAAGGTTTAAGACAAGCGACATTTATGGCATTAAGACTTATATTCTTGGTAATAGGCACGTCTCTACTAACGCTAACAACATCACCTATATCACTAACAGATGGTATAGAAAAGCTGTTAAATCCTTTTAAGAGGATAGGCGTACCAGCACATGAACTTGCAATGATGATGACAATAGCATTGAGATTTATACCTACATTATTAGAAGAAACAGATAAAATAATGAAGGCACAAATGGCTAGAGGTGCTGACTTTGAAAGTGGTAATTTATTGGCAAGAGCAAAGAGTTTAGTTCCTTTATTAGTACCACTATTTATAAGTGCGTTTAGACGTGCTGATGAGCTAGCAATGGCAATGGAAGCAAGATGCTATAGAGGTGGAGAAAATAGAACCAGAATGAAGCAATTAAGTATTCATAGACGTGATTACGGTGCTATGGTATTAACCTCACTTTTAGTTGCTGTTATTGTTGTTAGTAGATATGTATATTAA
- the rpsM gene encoding 30S ribosomal protein S13, translating to MARIAGVDLPREKRVEIGLTYIFGIGKSRSQEIIKKAGINPDTRIKDLTEEEVAKLRSIIDEFAVEGDLRREIAMDIKRLKEIGCYRGIRHRRGLPVRGQSTKNNARTRKGPKKLSSKKKKK from the coding sequence ATGGCCAGAATTGCAGGTGTAGACTTGCCAAGAGAAAAAAGAGTCGAAATTGGATTGACATATATCTTTGGCATAGGAAAGTCAAGATCGCAAGAAATTATAAAAAAAGCTGGTATAAATCCTGATACACGTATAAAGGATTTAACAGAAGAAGAAGTTGCTAAGTTAAGAAGCATAATTGATGAATTTGCTGTTGAAGGTGATCTAAGAAGAGAAATAGCAATGGATATAAAGAGACTTAAAGAGATTGGATGCTATAGAGGTATTAGACACAGAAGAGGTCTACCAGTAAGAGGACAATCTACTAAGAACAATGCTAGAACAAGAAAAGGTCCTAAAAAACTTTCTAGCAAAAAGAAAAAGAAATAG
- the rpsK gene encoding 30S ribosomal protein S11 gives MAAKKRRNTRVRRRERKNIEKGQAHIQSTFNNTLITLTDLRGNTISWASAGQLGFKGSRKSTPFAAQVAAESAAKKAMEHGLKAVEVYVKGPGSGREAAIRSLQATGLEVSLIKDVTPIPHNGCRPPKRRRV, from the coding sequence GTGGCAGCTAAGAAAAGAAGGAATACCCGTGTAAGAAGAAGAGAGCGTAAAAATATAGAAAAAGGTCAAGCGCATATTCAATCTACATTTAATAATACACTTATTACCTTAACAGACTTAAGAGGTAATACTATATCATGGGCTAGTGCAGGACAGCTTGGATTCAAAGGTTCAAGAAAATCAACTCCTTTTGCTGCACAAGTGGCTGCTGAATCAGCTGCAAAAAAAGCAATGGAACATGGTTTAAAAGCTGTTGAAGTGTATGTTAAAGGTCCAGGATCTGGTAGAGAAGCAGCTATAAGATCATTGCAGGCTACAGGTCTTGAGGTAAGCTTGATTAAGGATGTTACACCTATTCCTCATAACGGTTGTAGACCACCAAAGCGCAGAAGAGTCTAA
- a CDS encoding DNA-directed RNA polymerase subunit alpha yields MIEIEKPKIQMVEINEDNTHGKIVVEPLERGYGTTLGNSLRRVLLSSLPGAAVSLIRIQGVLHEFSAVPGVLEDVTEIILNIKAIAAKMYTEERTTLVIDEVGPCEVRAGDIKTGPDVEIVNKDLLIATIEEGGKLYMELEMVKGRGYIPADKNKKENHTIGDIPVDSIFTPVKRVNFKVEDTRVGQDANYDKLTLEIWTDGTIKPDEATSLGAKIINEHLNLFIDLTSHVSDVEIMVEKEEDKKEKVLEMTIEELDLSVRSYNCLKRAGINTVEELTQKTEEDMMKVRNLGKKSLVEVQRKLAELNLSLAKKED; encoded by the coding sequence ATGATAGAAATTGAAAAGCCCAAAATTCAAATGGTTGAAATAAACGAAGATAATACACATGGAAAAATAGTTGTAGAACCTTTGGAAAGAGGTTATGGTACAACACTTGGAAATAGTTTAAGAAGAGTATTATTATCATCATTACCAGGAGCTGCAGTATCATTAATAAGAATTCAAGGGGTATTACATGAATTCTCAGCAGTTCCAGGTGTTTTAGAAGATGTAACAGAGATAATATTAAATATTAAAGCTATTGCTGCAAAAATGTACACAGAAGAACGTACTACTTTGGTAATAGATGAAGTAGGTCCATGTGAAGTTAGAGCTGGAGATATTAAAACAGGTCCAGACGTTGAAATAGTTAATAAGGATTTACTAATTGCAACTATAGAAGAAGGCGGTAAACTATACATGGAGTTGGAAATGGTCAAAGGAAGAGGCTATATTCCAGCTGATAAGAATAAAAAAGAAAACCATACTATTGGTGATATACCTGTGGATTCAATATTTACTCCAGTTAAGAGAGTAAACTTTAAGGTAGAAGATACAAGAGTTGGTCAAGATGCTAACTATGATAAGCTTACTTTAGAAATCTGGACAGATGGAACAATTAAGCCAGATGAAGCAACATCATTAGGAGCTAAAATTATAAATGAGCATTTAAATTTATTCATAGATTTAACTAGTCATGTTAGTGACGTAGAAATCATGGTTGAAAAAGAAGAAGATAAGAAAGAAAAAGTTCTTGAGATGACTATTGAAGAATTAGACTTATCTGTGAGATCCTATAACTGTTTAAAAAGAGCTGGAATCAATACAGTAGAAGAGCTTACTCAAAAGACTGAAGAAGATATGATGAAAGTAAGGAATTTGGGTAAAAAATCTCTAGTTGAGGTTCAAAGAAAATTAGCTGAGTTAAATTTATCTCTAGCTAAAAAAGAAGATTAG
- a CDS encoding Type 1 glutamine amidotransferase-like domain-containing protein, producing MLVLNGGSYYPESRKIDEEWIQLISKKDLIGFVPAATVRSEKEYFHFFRNQMANYELTNIPSIDLYNDWEIAIRAKVIFIAGGNTYKLMNIMNTSGFSMFISKKYKEKIIVGNSAGAVVFGEDIKTANSDDIIGMRDTKGLGLVKYSICPHYTKDKYTRLKNISLKLNKKVIGLPEKSAIVIDKKGERVINDIEIISPI from the coding sequence GTGTTAGTATTAAATGGAGGTTCATACTATCCAGAGTCTAGAAAAATTGATGAAGAGTGGATTCAACTTATAAGTAAAAAAGACTTAATAGGATTTGTTCCGGCAGCTACAGTTAGATCAGAAAAAGAGTATTTCCATTTCTTCAGAAATCAAATGGCGAATTATGAGTTAACTAATATTCCTTCTATAGATTTATATAATGATTGGGAAATTGCTATTAGGGCTAAGGTTATTTTTATTGCAGGTGGTAATACATATAAATTAATGAATATTATGAATACATCAGGTTTTTCGATGTTTATATCAAAGAAGTATAAAGAAAAGATAATTGTAGGTAATAGTGCTGGAGCGGTAGTATTTGGTGAAGATATAAAAACAGCAAATAGTGATGATATTATTGGAATGAGGGATACTAAAGGGTTAGGATTAGTTAAATATTCTATATGTCCCCATTATACTAAAGATAAATATACTAGGCTAAAGAATATATCATTAAAGTTAAATAAAAAAGTTATAGGACTACCAGAAAAATCTGCAATAGTAATAGATAAAAAAGGCGAAAGAGTAATTAATGATATAGAAATAATAAGTCCAATTTAG
- a CDS encoding DUF2971 domain-containing protein: MIKEFIFDNWDNKISEKTKIYRYVTLDQFLSMVENKTNYFKRLSAWDDTWEAPSRNIPTEHEDGRLEYASYSISQDFFGQCWTLKEESDAMWRIYSLDNKGLRISTSIEKLKMIEGINRLYCGKVYYYDKLIEGLEFTKTKGKEAFFREGIIKRHAFNHEEEIRFLTINQEPFVQNRVENVNCLEFSFDPISIIDEITIDPRAKEYYVETIKNYCKRAGFSIIPVKSKLYDDDIYEKERIVQKWVSVTK; this comes from the coding sequence ATGATTAAAGAATTTATATTTGATAATTGGGATAACAAAATTTCAGAAAAAACTAAAATATATAGATATGTAACATTAGATCAATTTTTATCAATGGTAGAAAATAAAACTAATTATTTTAAAAGACTTTCAGCATGGGATGATACTTGGGAAGCACCAAGCAGAAATATTCCAACTGAACATGAAGACGGAAGACTTGAATATGCTTCGTATTCAATTAGCCAAGATTTTTTTGGACAGTGTTGGACATTGAAAGAAGAATCTGATGCAATGTGGAGAATATACTCTTTGGATAATAAAGGGTTAAGAATTTCTACTTCAATTGAGAAACTTAAGATGATAGAAGGGATAAATCGCTTGTATTGTGGTAAAGTATATTACTATGATAAATTGATTGAAGGTTTAGAGTTTACAAAAACTAAGGGAAAGGAAGCGTTTTTTAGAGAGGGAATTATAAAAAGACATGCATTTAATCATGAAGAAGAGATTAGATTTTTGACTATTAATCAAGAACCTTTTGTTCAAAATAGAGTTGAAAACGTCAATTGTTTAGAGTTTAGTTTCGACCCAATTAGTATAATCGATGAAATTACGATTGATCCAAGAGCAAAAGAGTACTACGTTGAAACAATTAAAAATTATTGCAAAAGGGCAGGCTTTTCAATCATTCCTGTTAAATCAAAACTATATGATGATGATATTTATGAAAAAGAAAGAATTGTACAAAAATGGGTAAGTGTAACTAAGTGA
- a CDS encoding energy-coupling factor transporter ATPase: MKEDIMIKIDNITFEYKNEEEKEVKALDKVSLEVKQGEFIAILGHNGSGKSTLAKHMNAILEPTSGKVYVKDLDTSEYDNVWNIRQTAGMVFQNPDNQIVATIVEEDVAFGPENQGVEPKEIRKRVDEALDIVEMSEYKSHAPHMLSGGQKQRIAIAGVLAMNPECIIFDEPTAMLDPSGRKEVMNTIQKLNKEQQKTIVLITHYMDEAVLADRVVVMEKGKVVLEGSPREVFSQVEKIKGLGLDVPQVTELAYKLRKEGIDIPSDILTVEEMVVNI; the protein is encoded by the coding sequence ATGAAAGAAGATATAATGATAAAAATTGATAATATAACATTTGAGTATAAAAATGAAGAAGAAAAAGAAGTTAAGGCATTAGATAAAGTTAGCTTAGAAGTAAAACAAGGTGAGTTTATAGCGATATTGGGTCATAATGGTTCAGGAAAATCGACACTAGCAAAACATATGAATGCAATACTTGAACCTACAAGTGGAAAAGTATACGTTAAGGATTTAGATACTTCTGAATATGATAATGTGTGGAATATAAGACAAACAGCGGGAATGGTATTTCAAAACCCTGACAATCAGATAGTTGCTACAATAGTAGAAGAAGACGTAGCCTTTGGCCCTGAAAACCAAGGTGTAGAGCCTAAAGAAATCAGAAAAAGAGTAGATGAAGCTTTAGATATCGTCGAGATGTCAGAATATAAAAGCCATGCTCCACACATGCTCTCTGGAGGGCAAAAACAAAGAATAGCAATAGCAGGGGTATTAGCTATGAACCCAGAGTGTATAATATTTGATGAACCTACTGCAATGCTTGACCCATCCGGTAGAAAAGAAGTTATGAATACAATACAAAAACTGAATAAAGAGCAACAAAAAACTATAGTTTTAATAACACACTATATGGATGAAGCAGTATTAGCTGATAGAGTTGTAGTTATGGAAAAAGGTAAAGTAGTATTAGAAGGTTCTCCTAGAGAAGTATTTAGCCAAGTTGAAAAAATAAAAGGATTAGGATTAGATGTACCACAGGTTACAGAATTAGCTTATAAACTTAGGAAAGAAGGAATAGATATTCCAAGTGATATATTAACTGTTGAAGAGATGGTGGTAAACATATGA
- the rplQ gene encoding 50S ribosomal protein L17: MAKLRRLGRPTDHRKAMLRNLTTSLLHHGKIETTVTRAKETKRMAEKMITLGKKGDLHAKRQALAYLYDRDVVKLLFEEIAPNYAERNGGYTRILKLGPRRGDGSEMVILELV, encoded by the coding sequence ATGGCTAAGTTAAGAAGACTTGGGCGCCCTACTGACCATAGAAAAGCAATGTTAAGAAATTTAACAACTAGCTTGTTACATCATGGTAAAATTGAAACAACAGTGACTAGAGCAAAAGAAACTAAAAGAATGGCGGAAAAGATGATTACTCTTGGTAAAAAAGGTGATTTACATGCTAAACGCCAAGCTTTAGCATATTTATATGATAGAGATGTAGTTAAACTTCTTTTTGAAGAAATTGCACCAAACTATGCTGAAAGAAATGGTGGTTACACTAGGATATTAAAGCTGGGTCCACGTAGAGGAGACGGCTCTGAAATGGTAATTTTAGAATTAGTGTAA
- the rplM gene encoding 50S ribosomal protein L13 has protein sequence MKSFIAKPQEIERKWYVVDAEGKRLGRLASEVAKILRGKNKPIYTPHVDTGDFVIIINAEKVELTGKKLDQKLYRYHTGHPGGLKEVPYKNLMQNKPEFVIEHAVKGMLPKNSLGRKMIKKLKVYRGTEHKHEAQKPEVLDI, from the coding sequence ATGAAGAGTTTTATTGCAAAGCCGCAAGAAATAGAAAGAAAATGGTATGTAGTAGACGCTGAAGGTAAAAGACTTGGTAGATTAGCAAGTGAAGTTGCGAAAATATTAAGAGGTAAAAACAAGCCTATATATACTCCACATGTTGATACTGGAGATTTTGTTATAATCATAAATGCAGAAAAAGTTGAATTAACAGGTAAAAAGTTAGACCAAAAACTATATAGATATCATACAGGACATCCTGGTGGATTAAAAGAGGTACCTTACAAAAATTTAATGCAAAACAAACCAGAATTTGTTATAGAACATGCTGTTAAGGGAATGCTTCCAAAGAACAGCTTAGGTAGAAAAATGATTAAAAAGCTTAAGGTTTATAGAGGAACTGAACACAAACATGAAGCTCAAAAACCTGAAGTTTTAGATATATAG
- a CDS encoding energy-coupling factor transporter ATPase has product MSIIIENLTHIYNPESPFERKALDDVNLKIEEGQFIGLIGHTGSGKSTLIQHLNGLLKPSSGKILIDDIDITDKKVKLKEIRKKVGLVFQYPEHQLFEETIYKDVSFGPKNMGLSEEEIDKRVKEAIDLVGLDFEAVKDRSPFELSGGQRRRVAIAGVIAMKPKILILDEPTAGLDPKGRDEILNQIKELHQKQGITIILVSHSMEDVAKLVDRLIVMHRGKVAMTGEPKEVFKRDKELEEIGLGIPQITCFMKQFKEKVKVVRDDIITVDEAKEEILKYLRSRKDA; this is encoded by the coding sequence ATGAGTATTATTATAGAAAATTTAACACATATATATAATCCAGAAAGTCCTTTTGAAAGAAAAGCTTTAGATGATGTTAACTTAAAAATAGAAGAAGGACAATTTATAGGATTAATAGGACATACAGGTTCAGGGAAATCTACATTGATACAACATTTAAACGGTTTATTGAAGCCAAGTAGCGGGAAAATATTAATAGATGATATTGATATAACAGATAAAAAAGTTAAGCTAAAAGAGATTAGAAAAAAGGTAGGATTAGTCTTTCAATATCCAGAACATCAGCTTTTTGAAGAAACTATATACAAAGATGTATCTTTTGGTCCTAAAAACATGGGCTTAAGCGAAGAAGAAATAGATAAAAGAGTGAAGGAAGCAATAGATTTAGTCGGGCTTGATTTTGAAGCGGTAAAAGACAGATCACCATTTGAATTAAGCGGAGGTCAGAGAAGAAGAGTAGCTATAGCGGGAGTTATAGCAATGAAACCTAAAATTTTAATATTAGATGAACCAACAGCTGGCTTAGATCCAAAAGGAAGAGATGAAATACTAAATCAAATAAAAGAACTTCACCAAAAACAAGGTATAACAATAATATTAGTTTCACATAGCATGGAAGATGTAGCAAAACTTGTTGATAGATTAATAGTAATGCACAGAGGTAAAGTTGCTATGACAGGTGAGCCAAAAGAAGTGTTTAAACGAGATAAAGAACTAGAAGAAATAGGACTTGGAATTCCTCAGATAACATGTTTTATGAAACAATTTAAAGAAAAAGTAAAAGTTGTAAGAGATGATATAATAACAGTAGATGAAGCTAAAGAAGAAATACTAAAATACTTAAGGAGTAGAAAAGATGCTTAA
- the rpsI gene encoding 30S ribosomal protein S9, translating to MANVQYYGTGRRKKSIARVRLIPGTGVITINNRDIEEYFDYETLRVKVREPLAITDTLGRYDILVKVEGGGYTGQAGAIRHGISRALLKVDDELRSTLKKAGMLTRDSRMKERKKYGLKKARRAPQFSKR from the coding sequence GTGGCTAACGTACAATATTATGGAACAGGAAGAAGAAAGAAATCTATAGCTAGAGTTAGATTAATTCCTGGAACAGGAGTTATAACTATAAATAACAGAGATATAGAGGAATATTTTGACTATGAAACATTAAGAGTTAAGGTTAGAGAACCATTAGCTATTACTGATACTTTAGGAAGATATGATATTTTAGTAAAAGTTGAGGGTGGTGGCTATACAGGTCAAGCTGGAGCTATTAGACACGGTATTTCAAGAGCTTTATTAAAAGTTGATGATGAGTTAAGATCTACTTTAAAGAAAGCTGGAATGTTAACAAGAGATTCAAGAATGAAAGAAAGAAAGAAATATGGTTTAAAGAAAGCAAGAAGAGCTCCTCAATTTTCAAAGAGATAA
- the truA gene encoding tRNA pseudouridine(38-40) synthase TruA, translating to MRNVKLIIEYDGTMYNGWQKQPDCNTVESEIEKAIYKITKAEVKIYGSGRTDRGVHAYGQVCNFYTNSKIPCEKMKMGFNSVLPKDIVIKYAEDMDSEFHSRYHAVGKQYRYRLYNDRVRRPLLENRAYHVYKKLDLDKMKIATKYFLGTHDFESFMSKGSSAKTTIRTIHSLDMVHKDEYVEFRIKGDGFLYNMVRIIIGTLVDVGLNKKEPEDIINIIEAKDRRKAGKSAPAHGLYLYEVYYE from the coding sequence ATGAGAAATGTAAAACTTATTATTGAATACGACGGTACAATGTATAATGGTTGGCAAAAGCAGCCTGATTGCAATACAGTTGAAAGCGAAATAGAAAAAGCTATATATAAAATAACAAAAGCTGAAGTTAAAATATACGGCTCAGGAAGAACTGACCGAGGAGTCCATGCATATGGACAAGTGTGTAATTTTTATACAAACAGTAAAATACCATGTGAAAAAATGAAAATGGGTTTTAACAGTGTATTACCAAAAGATATAGTTATAAAGTATGCAGAAGATATGGATAGTGAATTTCATTCAAGATATCATGCAGTTGGGAAACAATATAGATACAGACTTTATAATGATAGAGTTAGAAGACCATTATTAGAAAATAGAGCATATCATGTATATAAAAAGCTTGATTTAGATAAAATGAAAATAGCAACAAAATACTTTTTAGGAACTCATGATTTCGAGTCATTTATGTCAAAAGGAAGCTCGGCAAAGACTACCATAAGAACAATACATTCTTTAGATATGGTGCATAAAGATGAATACGTTGAATTTAGAATAAAAGGTGATGGTTTTTTATATAACATGGTTAGAATAATAATAGGAACTTTAGTAGATGTAGGGTTAAACAAAAAAGAGCCAGAGGATATAATAAATATAATAGAAGCTAAAGACAGACGCAAAGCAGGAAAATCAGCACCAGCTCATGGATTGTATTTGTATGAGGTGTATTATGAATAA